From Thermogladius calderae 1633, a single genomic window includes:
- a CDS encoding aldo/keto reductase, which produces MRYTTLGRAGPRVSVVGLGFWQAGSRLWGSRDGGLRERVSKTLEKALEHGVNLLDTAETYGGGLSEEVLGEAVRALGRDNFVVASKVAGYRVTRHSVLKGVEGVNRRLGFRVDVIQLHWPPPHPWPVCWAVRGLEEAVARGLAGYYGLSNFPRELLEEALECAKRVEPVSNQVQYSLAYRTPEVDLLGFMRERGLALVAWSPLAKGALAGAREASAPAQRRDRVFREALGDVRLRAALEEVASRRGATMAQVALAWLVAKGAIPIPGSRTPERVEEYAGAAELTLGEEDVRLLDEASSRYLRLWGDSYSALKYMRYIPATLQRAAIALMRGI; this is translated from the coding sequence ATGAGGTACACGACCCTCGGGAGGGCGGGGCCCAGGGTCAGCGTCGTGGGCCTCGGCTTCTGGCAGGCTGGGTCCAGGCTCTGGGGCTCGCGCGACGGGGGCCTGAGGGAGAGGGTGTCGAAGACCCTGGAGAAGGCCCTGGAGCACGGGGTCAACCTCCTGGACACGGCCGAGACCTACGGGGGCGGCCTTTCGGAAGAGGTGCTGGGAGAGGCTGTCAGGGCCCTCGGAAGGGACAACTTCGTTGTCGCCAGCAAGGTGGCCGGCTACAGGGTTACGCGGCACTCAGTGCTTAAGGGCGTGGAGGGCGTTAACAGGAGGCTCGGCTTCAGGGTCGACGTTATACAGCTGCACTGGCCGCCGCCCCACCCCTGGCCCGTCTGCTGGGCTGTGAGGGGGCTCGAGGAGGCGGTCGCACGCGGGCTCGCCGGCTACTACGGGCTCTCGAACTTCCCCCGAGAGCTCCTGGAGGAGGCCCTGGAGTGCGCGAAGAGGGTGGAGCCCGTCAGCAACCAGGTGCAGTACAGCCTCGCCTACAGGACGCCGGAGGTCGACTTGCTGGGCTTCATGAGGGAGAGGGGTCTGGCACTGGTAGCCTGGAGCCCCCTTGCCAAGGGGGCCCTCGCGGGCGCGAGGGAGGCCTCCGCGCCAGCTCAGAGGAGGGACAGGGTGTTCAGGGAGGCGCTGGGCGACGTCAGGCTCAGGGCCGCACTAGAGGAGGTGGCGTCTAGGCGGGGCGCGACCATGGCCCAGGTGGCCCTGGCCTGGCTGGTGGCCAAGGGGGCCATCCCCATACCCGGCTCGAGGACCCCCGAGAGGGTCGAGGAGTACGCGGGCGCCGCGGAGCTCACCCTCGGCGAGGAAGACGTGAGGCTTCTAGACGAGGCGTCCTCCAGGTACCTGAGGCTGTGGGGGGACAGCTACAGCGCGCTCAAGTACATGAGGTACATCCCCGCCACACTACAGAGGGCGGCGATCGCGTTGATGAGGGGGATCTGA